From a region of the Enterobacter sp. JBIWA008 genome:
- the tsgA gene encoding MFS transporter TsgA, translating into MTNSNRIKLTWISFFSYALTGALVIVTGMVMGNIADYFQLPVSSMSNTFTFLNAGILISIFLNAWLMEIVPLKTQLRFGFVLMVAAVAGLMLSHSIALFSAAMFVLGLVSGITMSIGTFLITHMYEGRQRGARLLFTDSFFSMAGMIFPMVAAVLLARSIEWYWVYACIGLVYVAIFILTFGCEFPVLGKKAQTTAEPVAKEKWGIGVLFLSIAALCYILGQLGFISWVPEYAKGLGMSLNDAGKLVSDFWMSYMFGMWAFSFILRFFDLQRILTVLAGLATVLMYLFINGSPEHMPWFILTLGFFSSAIYTSIITLGSLQTKVASPKLVNFVLTCGTIGTMLTFVVTGPIVAHSGPLAALHTANGLYAVVFIMCFILGFVTRHRQHNAAAASH; encoded by the coding sequence ATGACTAACAGCAATCGCATCAAGCTCACATGGATCAGCTTCTTCTCCTACGCCCTGACCGGCGCGTTGGTGATCGTCACCGGGATGGTGATGGGAAATATCGCAGACTACTTCCAGCTGCCCGTTTCCAGCATGAGTAACACCTTCACCTTCCTCAACGCAGGGATCCTCATTTCTATCTTCCTGAATGCCTGGCTGATGGAAATTGTCCCACTGAAAACCCAGCTGCGCTTTGGCTTTGTGCTGATGGTCGCCGCCGTGGCGGGGCTGATGCTGAGCCACAGCATCGCCCTGTTCTCCGCCGCCATGTTCGTGCTCGGTCTGGTCAGCGGGATCACCATGTCGATCGGTACGTTCCTCATTACCCATATGTATGAAGGCCGCCAGCGCGGCGCGCGCCTGCTGTTTACCGACTCCTTCTTCAGCATGGCCGGAATGATTTTCCCGATGGTCGCCGCCGTTCTGCTGGCGCGCAGCATTGAGTGGTACTGGGTCTATGCCTGCATCGGCCTGGTCTACGTGGCGATCTTTATTCTGACCTTCGGCTGTGAGTTCCCGGTGCTGGGCAAGAAAGCGCAAACCACCGCAGAGCCTGTTGCGAAAGAAAAGTGGGGCATCGGCGTGCTGTTCCTCTCCATCGCCGCGCTGTGCTACATCCTGGGCCAGCTGGGCTTTATTTCCTGGGTACCGGAGTACGCCAAAGGTCTGGGCATGAGCCTGAACGATGCGGGTAAACTGGTGAGCGATTTCTGGATGTCTTACATGTTCGGCATGTGGGCGTTTAGCTTCATCCTGCGCTTCTTCGACCTGCAGCGCATTCTGACCGTGCTGGCCGGGCTGGCGACCGTGCTGATGTACCTGTTCATCAATGGTTCACCGGAGCATATGCCGTGGTTCATTCTGACCCTGGGCTTCTTCTCCAGCGCCATTTATACCTCGATCATCACCCTGGGCTCCCTGCAGACCAAAGTGGCCTCGCCGAAGCTGGTTAACTTCGTCCTGACCTGCGGCACCATCGGCACCATGCTCACCTTCGTGGTGACGGGCCCGATCGTGGCCCACAGCGGTCCGCTGGCGGCGCTGCACACCGCTAATGGCCTGTATGCCGTGGTGTTCATCATGTGCTTTATCCTGGGCTTTGTGACCCGCCACCGCCAGCACAACGCGGCGGCAGCTTCTCACTAA
- the ppiA gene encoding peptidylprolyl isomerase A: MLKSTLAAVAAVFALSAVSPAALAAKGDPHVLLTTSAGNIELELNSQKAPVSVKNFLDYVNSGFYNNTTFHRVIPGFMIQGGGFNEQMQQKQPNPPIKNEADNGLLNKRGTISMARTADKDSATSQFFLNVADNAFLDHGQRDFGYAVFGKIVKGMDVADKISQVPTHDVGPYQNVPSKPVVILSAKVLP; the protein is encoded by the coding sequence ATGCTCAAATCAACACTGGCGGCTGTCGCAGCTGTGTTTGCTCTTTCTGCCGTTTCCCCTGCTGCGCTGGCAGCAAAAGGGGACCCTCACGTTCTGCTGACCACCTCCGCCGGGAACATTGAGCTGGAACTGAATAGCCAGAAAGCTCCGGTTTCTGTGAAAAACTTCCTCGACTATGTGAACAGTGGTTTCTATAACAACACCACTTTCCACCGCGTGATCCCAGGCTTCATGATTCAGGGTGGCGGCTTCAACGAGCAAATGCAGCAGAAACAGCCGAACCCGCCTATTAAAAACGAAGCGGACAATGGCCTGCTGAACAAGCGCGGCACCATTTCCATGGCGCGTACCGCAGACAAAGATAGCGCGACCAGCCAGTTTTTCCTGAACGTGGCGGATAACGCCTTCCTCGACCACGGTCAACGCGACTTTGGCTATGCGGTCTTCGGTAAAATCGTGAAAGGGATGGACGTGGCCGATAAGATTTCTCAGGTGCCTACCCACGACGTCGGGCCGTATCAGAATGTGCCGTCAAAACCGGTGGTTATTCTCTCCGCAAAAGTTCTGCCGTAA
- a CDS encoding putative adenosine monophosphate-protein transferase Fic, producing MKKLTDKQKSRLWEQQRNVNLQASCLLEKGNGPSEPHIETLELGPSAPGLPHLCLIHRHLYRSEMKRAGEFRTDDIFKGDIPFCHFEYIEKMGNELMAALESEKYLVGFEKAAFVDRISHYYCEINMLHPFMRGNGIAQRVFFEQLALHAGYALDWRDIDPELWVEANRSGATGDLTALNAIFAKVVSEARESE from the coding sequence GTGAAAAAGCTCACCGACAAGCAAAAATCCCGTCTCTGGGAACAGCAGCGTAACGTCAATTTACAGGCCAGTTGTCTCCTTGAAAAAGGTAATGGTCCCTCAGAACCCCATATTGAGACGCTGGAGCTTGGGCCTTCCGCGCCCGGGTTGCCCCATCTGTGTCTTATTCATCGTCATTTGTACCGCAGCGAGATGAAGCGGGCTGGCGAGTTCCGCACCGACGATATTTTTAAAGGTGACATTCCCTTCTGCCATTTTGAGTACATCGAAAAGATGGGTAATGAGCTGATGGCGGCGCTGGAAAGTGAAAAGTATCTCGTGGGCTTTGAGAAAGCGGCTTTTGTTGACAGAATTAGTCACTATTACTGCGAAATCAACATGCTGCATCCGTTTATGCGCGGTAACGGTATTGCCCAACGCGTTTTCTTCGAGCAGCTGGCGCTCCACGCGGGCTATGCGCTGGACTGGCGCGATATCGATCCCGAGCTGTGGGTGGAGGCTAACCGAAGTGGCGCAACGGGAGATTTAACCGCGTTAAACGCTATCTTTGCCAAAGTAGTGAGCGAAGCGCGGGAATCTGAGTAG